CAGACATCTTGGCCAACGTCTACCAATAGATCGAGCTCCCCCCCAAAGTTACTGTATGTATATCGAGTCGAGGCGGGGAACAAGAGAAAATAGGGGCCAGACACTGGATTTGCAACAAGGAAGTGCGCTGTAGTAGGTATCGTGTACAGGGGTCGTGCTGGTCAATGCCAAGCAGTTGTGAATGCTGagctttggtgttgatgttggtgagggGAAAAGGGAAAAACTTGGTCGCCAAGCTGCAAGGAAAACAAAAGCGGCCGGATTTAGATGATGCGGTTGATGGGATGAATTCGTCACGACAGAGCTGATCAGCCAAAAATGTTGGGTTGCTACTGTACAAAGGTACAGCCCAGAGGAAGGATACCTTAGCAACAGCGCTGTAACTGGTCATGGAGGGGCCTTTTTGGAGCTTCACGCCAGGTGGAGAAAGCTTCTTGGACAGGCGATAGGGGGGCACTGCCACCATCATGACAACCTTCAGATTCTACCAAAACAACCTGATAAGTTGAACTGAGGTCCCTGTAATCTCCAATGTAACATATGCCATGCATCGCTTAACCTGACACAGCTGAGCATTCGTCACCATTCGGAGATTTCATACCGTTGCTACCTCACCTCACTCGGGCTGTCACTCTGTATGAGGTGCCTCTAATAGAAGCTTCTCCTCATATCCGTCCAATGACGTCTTCCCCCCCGAAccaatcaatcaatcaagcTTTACCGTGACAACAACCGGGTTCCTTTGTTGGCTCCGAGGAGGCTCGAGCCTTGAGGGTCAATCCGCCCGCGACCAGGAATAATAAACCGCTAACAAGCAAGCTTTTGAGTTCGACGTCGCCAAGGTAACTTCAAATGATTAACACTGCTCAGAAGCCTTGCCATTCAATAATCACAGGCACGTGAAACTGAACAATTCTTGTTGTTTTATCGCTATAGCAGCAAGGCATTATTTATACTTACCTTGCCTTGAACGTGTTTGATGCAGCCATGAGGCACACCCAACGATCCAGCACAGATTGAGATATAGCGGCAGCCGCTGACGTATCATTCTGCATTTAAAAATCCCTATTTCGACACTGAAGCGCTCATCAGATAATTATTATCACCAAAAGGCCAATAGGCTATACTACAGAGCAGATTCGATTGATCAGCAAACAACGTTGAAATATTGTGCTTGTGAACAGTTCATCAGGTACAAAGTATGAGCCATGTGTGACGTTTCAGGTCATGAAATAATCAAGGGCTCCTTGCATCAAATATCATTGAGTTCTAACCGTAGCATATATATGTATTCGTTCTATACACATTAACATAAATAGGATGGCATGAAACTGTAAAGGCTATTGACCTCTACATTAAGAAGGTATAATTAAAGgaatcttgaccttggggacaagagaagaaagaggagcGATCAAAGAAAGTCTAAGGAGTGAATCTCTCGCTACAGCGCAAGCAACTGAAAGAGCACAATACCGGCCGCTGCGGTCAAGCCAACAACGAGAGAAGAGGCTCCGGCAGTAGCGGGAGTGATCGGGGCCGGAGCATAGGTTGGGGCCGACACCGGTACCGATGTGTAGCCACCGGTCGGTGCGGCAGCGCCGGAGGACTGCTGATGCGTGGGCTTAGCCTGTTCAAAAACTCCGGGCTTAGCGGCTGTCTTGAGCGTAACAGGAGGAACGAAAACACTGGTGTAGACTGTTCCGTTGTAGTGAGCCTCCTTAGTGGCAATCTCGGGCATCTCAGGCACAGGCTTGTAGATCTTGATGGGCTGAGTCTGCTGCGCAGGCACAGTAACTGTGGTCCATGAAGCAATCTCCGTGGTGACGGCGCCGACGACACAGTTGGGAGTACCAGGAGCACAGtggctgatggtgttgaccTGGCTTCTGTAGAGAGTTTTGATCTCATGGTTGTAAGGGACATCAGTGGGAGCAGGCTTGCTCTTCTCTGTCACAGGGCAGACCGTAGTGTAGACAGGGATGGTCTCAGTGGTAACAGATCCATAGGGGCAGTCAACGACTTCAGGAGGACACTTGGTGACGGTGTGGATACTTGTGGTGTAGACAGTCTTGGTCTCGTACTGAGAGGGCACAGCGTAGTTGGTAGGCTTGGCCTTACCAGTAACGGGGCAGACTGTGGTGTACAGAGGGATGGTCTCGGTGACCACATAACCATCCACCGCAGTGTGGACTCGGGTTGTGCAGACAGTGCTGGTGGTCATGCTGACAGCATAAGCGTTGTCAGGGTACTTGGTGTAAACAGGCGATCCCTTGGTAACAGTTGCAGTGCCAGAGGGGATAAGGGTCGTGGGGTTGCCATACTTCTGAGTATAAGAGGGAGCATCGTAGGTGGTGTTCCAGCCCTTGAAGGTGCTGAAAGTAGTCTCGGCAGTGGCAGACTCAGTTTCCTGGGCAGAATCCGTTGTCTTGGCAGTTCCGGTGATTTTGTTACTCTCGAGAGTGGCATCAGTGGTCGAGGTAGCGGCATCGTCAGTGGTGGCAGAAGAGTCACTAGTAGCTGTGACATCGGCTGTGGCAGATGAAGTACCGGTACTCAAGACACTGCCAGTTGCGGAGGTCTCAGTAGCGTCAGCTGAAGAATCAGTGGCTGTTGCAGATGTTTCAGAAGCGGTAGTGTCAGTGACAGAACCAGAAACATTTGTGGCAGAGCTATCGGTTGTCTCGGTTGCTGAAGAAGCATCAGATGTAACAGAGGTAGCCTGTGTTGATGTGACATCAGTAGCTGCGGAGGTAGCAGAGCTGGCTGTAGAATCCTCAGTGGAAGAAACACCAGAGGCTGTGGTAGTATCAGCAGTTGTCGACCCACTAGTTGTGGCAGTTTCCGTGGAAGAAACgccagttgaagaagcatCAGAAGTGGTTGTTACACCAGTTGTAGTAGAGACATCGGCAGTAGTTGTGTCAGCTGCTGTAGTAGATTCGGCAGTAGAAGTAGCCTCAGAGGTAGTTGTCAAGGCAGTGGTGGTTGTAACAGGAACAGGGTCACAACCATACTTCAGGGCATCCATGACATGCTCATTATAGTTCTTGCCGTCAATATTGTTTCCAGCACCACGAGTCAGGTCCCAGAGAGAGATACCAGCAAAGTGAgtcttgtccttgagagCACAGACGAGATCCTTCATGGCTTCCGGCTCAAGATAACCTCCGCCTGGAGCAGCAGCCTCGCTAGCAGGAAGACCAACATAGAGCTTGGCGTTCTGACTACATTCACTGTCTTCAACAATGCCCTCCCAGTCATCGTAATTGAATCTATCCCATGAAACGGAGGGGTCGGGGATAGCATCACAGCCAGGGTTGTTGTAGAACtggatgaagagggcgtCGAACTTGGCCTGGTTGATCATGTCTTTCATGTAGAAGTATTGGTCGCTGGTAGGGCACTGGGGTGCGCCGGTAATTATAACATCGCTGTTCAATCGGCGAAGCTCGTTGATCATAGCGATATAAGGGCCGTTGGCTGATGGTTGTTAGCTGGTGCTCAGGTCTTGAAGATGTAGGTCATCACGTACGGAGGTCATGCTCGATGTCAAAGTCGAAACCATCGACAGCAGGACGGGTTGTACCATCGTCACTGTCGAAAGGACGAGGACCATCCCAGCTTTGATCATAAGGACCGAATGCCTTGTACAGAAAGTCGGCAAAATCAACGCCCTTGTCATCAGTGGTCACCTTGTAGTTGCTTCCAGCTTCGTTGTAGACTCCACCGATGCTCAGAAGAACCTTGACTCCGCGCTCCTGGCAGTATGGAATGCCCTCCTTGATAGTGTGGCATTCACTGAGGAGTGATGAGGCAACTCCGTGTTTGTTACTGAAGACACCAGCCGCACAGTGTCCGGCAAAGTTGGTACCAGGATAGCCTGACTCTGTATGTTCGGGAGCCTGGTTCACAAAAGACAGAGTAACGTACTCTGGGGCGGAGTCACAGTAGGACTTGAGTGAATCGGATCCAAGTTGGCCCTACAGAAGTTGGTCAGTTGGTTATTTCCAAGACTGTAAGTTAAACAAACCCAATATCCATTGAGTCCCAGGGAGAGACCAGAACCACCCGGAAGAGAGATAGAAGACATTGCCACTAGAGGGGTGACTGAAAGGCTGTAAAAGACTGCAAGGTGGCCGAGGCCGTTAAAGAATGTGTGATGATACGATTATCAAAGAAAGGACGCAAACCAAAGTTTGCAATGAGGCCTGGGACCGAGCCGTCTCGAATTTACTGCCAACAGAGCTGATGGGAAAGACAGAGAGGAACATCGGGGAAGAGAGGGAAAGCCATTTATTATGAAGGGAACTACCACTCGGAAATTTCTGCCCTAGACGCATCTCATCACGGCCAAAGCCATCTCAGCTGTTGGTTTCCAGCCATTTGAACCGGTGTTTGCCTATCTAGGACATAGTAAGAAGTCTTCTCGCTAGAGGAGGACCATTTAGACGTAAACCCCTGGGGTTGTCGATGGGGTACGGCGAAATCGGCGGCATCGTGCAAAGTAATCTCCGCCTTGGaacagcagaagaagaagcctctTCTGTAAACTCTTGCAGTTCAGACACCTGAAGGAGGCTATTGATTTCAGGAACAGGCTAAGCGTTGGTCGAGAGTGGACTTGGGCGGCTGAGGGACTATCGAAAATGGGCGTCTGAGCCGCGTAGCCGATGTGCCAAGGTGAGAATGGGGACGGTGATAAGGTAGATTCAGCCGCTAAGCTGCGTTTATGGTGTCATTATACCACACTATGGTTGATATGGGAAACGGTTCAGAGGGGAATTATGGAAATTGGATCTTGGCAGGCCAATGATTCCCATCTAAGGCtgagagatggagatggttgATGTCTGTTTGGAGACGGCGCCAACATCAAGGTGTCTGGTCACTACGGCGAAGGTGTAAGTCTTAGGGGTAGTATGGGTGGGGATAGGGAATTGACTCGGTTCGATTATCTCCGAGTATGCATGTTTAGAGTGTCGTTGGTCCGATTACGCAGTTGATAATTCGGTCGAGGGGCTTAGCCCAGTGTCCATGGAAGTGAGTTCGCAGGGATAGGCTCTGGTGACAAGAAGGTTTTCACATGTATCACTTTGTCTCTGTCTCTAGGTGAAGAAACTCAAGTCATTACAACTGACTTTTACTGCAAAATATTTCAGTGTGATGAAAGAGACTGAGAGGGGCTGTCACTCGATGTTGGTATCTACCCCTGTTGCACGTGGAGTCGAAGACTAAGCGACAGAGCTAGTGGTTTCTGCATCTAAATCGACCAATAGCGTGTTGTGTTACGCTGTAGGGCTAAACTTTTAGCGCAGCTACCCACCTCGTCACCGCTCCTGATTTCCACTTCGAGCAAACCCCTGATGCGTCCGGAGGTTTTGGCCAGTAGTTTAATCACAGAAGTGACGGCTTGTGCCCTAGAGACTTGGCGGTGGTAGAGCGTGAACccctgatgatgagaagggttCAGGCTTGACATCTACCTACCACGTTGGGAGATTGCCGATCCGGGGCCAGTCCCTGCCTTTGATCGACATTTTTCGCTTTCTTCCGAGTGGCATTGATCTGTTAATGACATCAAATGCTGTCACTATACATCATCAGATTCATGGCCAGATAAAAAccgttgttgaagagagtgGCTGGCTTAATGGCTGTGAAAAGGAGTCGAATAATACTCCGAAGCGTCGTCAGCTTAGCCTTGAGTGTGGCTttctttcctctttcttttttatGAGCCTAGAACTCATAGTCTCATCTTTCAACCACACGCTAACCATCTTGTCAGCTAGTCCAATACTTTTCCAATATTCCAGGCTTTTCAGCTTGGCCGGTTTTTAGAAAAAGCACGTTCGTGGTGTTTATTGGTATTGCTTATAATTGATGCAATGCCCCCTGAGAGATGGTTATTTACCAAAGCTCACCAATTGCCAGTATGGTTTTGCTCCCATTCTCATTACACAACTTTCTCACTGGGCCATCTCTCACCAAATCACCGCGTGTTGCTTGGCAGTCGATATAAAATCTCCACCTGCAAAGGCCGTCCCTTGCACCGTCTGGAGGCCTACTTTTACCAATCACCATTCGATACCAggatttctttctttctgaCCTCAGCGTGCTACACATCGTGACTCTCGACTCTCTGCCAGAACGTATCTTCAATTCACCCCATTACTACCTTTTGGCTATGTTCTTTTGATTGTCGAGTCATCTGTTAGTCGGCGATCCTCTTTCGAAATGTCCGAGGATGGTCCATAAATGCTTGGGCCAACAAATGTCACTCTTGGTGCTTTGTTGGACACATGGATTAACCTACCACTCAACAGGGCATAAGACGGATTTGATCCGCTCCCCACTGCTTTATCACGAGGTGGATAAGGATGATTTTAGTAGGTAGTTCGCCAACAGCGAAAATCCTTTCCAAAACTTACAATCCACTTGTTGGAGACTTTGTAAGGACAACTTCAAAATGGAACGGGTTCTTTTTAACATGGTAAGAAATAAATTTTACTGATTCACGCTAAATACATCTAGAGACTTCTATTGGTCGTAATGCTACCATTTTCCTGTCCAAATAGCTTCCCGGGCTCGGGCAGAGTTGTCAGCCTGTGCTTAAGCAGTATCAAGAACGAcaacctcggcctcggcctcaCCAATGCTCTCAACGGCGAGCTTGTCACCGGCATTGACACCATCAATGAAGGCACCATCACCCTCGTGAATCTCGGAATCCTCCCGGCCATCCAGGCGGATCTTGGCCTTTCCTCCCTTGGTCATGGGCACATGCACATAGACCTTTCTCTTCGTTTGCTCAGTAGCGCCTCCACCGACGGTCCACTCAAACTTCTTGCTTGGCTCGATGATACCGGCGGCCATGACAAAGTCGGCGTGGATGGGGATGGTGCCGGGGATGACAGGCTCAGCGTCCTTCTCCTGTTGGACTGTAGCTTCCTCGCCTCCTTTGAGAGGGCTCAGGATCTTGACAAAGTCTTGTCTCTTGGACTCATCGCTGAAGTGACGGGTGTGGTATCGGGGGGTAAGACCACGCTTCCAGGGGATGGCCCAGATCTGAAGAAAGTGGACTGTGTCTGACTTGTGTTCGTTGAATTCCGAGTGGGCAATGCCAGTTCCACCAGTGGTGAACTGGACATCTCCACGATGCATGCGGTAGAACTTGTCAGACTGTCCTCCCTCCTTGCCCTTGGTGAGCATTGAGTCTCGGTGTGTGAGCTCTCCTGAAAGGATGTAGCTAAAGATCTCAAAGTCCCGGTGAGGGTGAGTAGGGAAACCCGAGTTGGCCTTTACTCGGTCCTCATTGAGGACGCGAAGAGAACCAAAGTGACTGAACCTCGGATCATACCAGTCGGCGAAAGAAAAACTATGGTAAGTGTTCAACCAGCCATGATCACTATGAcctctgctgctggagcGATGAGGAGTGATCTTTGCGTGACGGAGAGACTTGGACATGTTCTTTGCGGCGTTCATTTGACTCTGAGTAGTTGAGGTAATTGTTGTAGTTTTGTTTGTGAAAATGTTTGTTGTAAGTTGTTGAATGTGAGTGAAGTAGTTGCTTGGatagatgatgatgaggatggaaaTTGTAGCGACGAAAATCGCAATCAAGGGACTGACGCGAAACATATATAGACGAAATCACCGAATTCACGAGAATGTGCCTGCATGAAAATAGATtcgattgatgatgattgaaAAACGCTGACAAGATATAGCTAAGTATGCTTTGCTGTGTAATTGACTTTGTAATGATTGCTCAGCGATTTGGTTCGCTGCTACGCAATAATGTGGGGTAAATAGAAAGCTTTTGGTGATTATCTCAGGCTTACACAGACACTACTAATCTCACGTGACGTGACGTCTATCGTTTTCGCCAATCGAGGTGAGCTTTGGGCACACGCTACCACCAAGTCACCCTCCAATGACGAAGCTGGCATTTGATGGAAGCTCAATTGGAGGGGGCAGTGGAGTACGATTCGACTAAGTTCTCGAATGAAAACCAATTCAGCCTCGAACTATGAATACGATATGCGAGCTTTTTCTTATTAGACAGAACAAAAGACTGGACGACACTCGACTGAGAGCTGATTGGTCCAAGCCCTTGGTTGCTGATTCTCCCTTTCCATAGCCAACCACCACTTGTTCGTTTTACGAGATACAACATCCATCCCTTCGGCATCATAACAAGCAATCTTTTTTGTAGTTGCCAATTGGCGATCGTTCCAAGAATCTGGATACGGGTTCTTTCAGCTCCCTACCACGTTCGGTAAGGGTATCCGATTTTCTGCTCCATGAGGGGTGCCTCTCCCTTGTTGGCTTGGTCACCATGACGCAGAGTACAAACAAATCTAAGGCCTGTTAGGCAGACTGATTGCCTTCCTTTTTGTTGTTTGCAGTTATATAGGTTGCCCTTAAGGCAATCTATAGAACTGTCTAGTATTCTAGCCTGCCTATATAAGGCctggcttcttctctgtATGTAGATGAATCAAGATGCATCTTACATCTCTTCTAGGCTCAGCCCTTCCAATACCAGCCTCTTAGAGGGCAAGACGGACATGTCAAGGATTGAAAGAATGAATGATCCCAGTCTGTCCATTAATCTTGGCTGTCAATGTTGCATGTGCCTTGCATGAGGAGGCAGGAAATGCGGCTCGTGCCCTTGGAATGGGTTAGGTggattgatgatggtggaGTATGAGCTTCAGCTGTGTAAGCCAAGAGCTCAGCTTGCTTTAGTGTCATTGAAGCGTTTGACATCAGTGATATTTATGTCCAATCACTTTGAGTTATCCTATTCATGTAGTCAAGGTCTCTAACTATTTCCTTCATCTCAAGCTACCTAGCATAACCAACATTGAGCATTGTTTATGTTACACgcatctcgaagctctgATTATAGGATCTCACCACCACAACCAAGAAGAGATAGAGTTACACGAGACCAAAATCAGGAACACAATACGCCTGAAACGATTGATCTGATTTTAAGGATAAAGAGGCAGGTAATCTAAATTCTAGTAGAAGCTGGGTTAGATGTCAAGCTGGTTGTTCCAGATAACTTTTGAGGTGGTTGGTCATGTCTCAGACCCCTGT
The window above is part of the Fusarium oxysporum f. sp. lycopersici 4287 chromosome 8, whole genome shotgun sequence genome. Proteins encoded here:
- a CDS encoding pirin (iron-binding nuclear protein) (At least one base has a quality score < 10), with the translated sequence MFRVSPLIAIFVATISILIIIYPSNYFTHIQQLTTNIFTNKTTTITSTTQSQMNAAKNMSKSLRHAKITPHRSSSRGHSDHGWLNTYHSFSFADWYDPRFSHFGSLRVLNEDRVKANSGFPTHPHRDFEIFSYILSGELTHRDSMLTKGKEGGQSDKFYRMHRGDVQFTTGGTGIAHSEFNEHKSDTVHFLQIWAIPWKRGLTPRYHTRHFSDESKRQDFVKILSPLKGGEEATVQQEKDAEPVIPGTIPIHADFVMAAGIIEPSKKFEWTVGGGATEQTKRKVYVHVPMTKGGKAKIRLDGREDSEIHEGDGAFIDGVNAGDKLAVESIGEAEAEVVVLDTA